The Primulina huaijiensis isolate GDHJ02 chromosome 17, ASM1229523v2, whole genome shotgun sequence genome window below encodes:
- the LOC140963546 gene encoding epi-neemfruitin B 7-O-acetyltransferse L7AT-like, with the protein MKIVEIKQIISNEKVYPSSPTPHKLQTYKISMLDQANAPMPVPIIMYFPSNPKSSADTTFETRLQLLKRSLSVILTRFYPLAGRISKDGRSIDCKDEGVPFVVAEIEGKMMTDSRYNQSRGPTQPCLLPLEIGWDTELGPGDNVAMIQVNHFECGGIAIGVVFWHKMGDAVTMINFMDSWAATARGSSKEFICPNYLFQHLLPQNEEMQTQDGSLRPLLRVGKSVMRRFVFDSTAINKLKEKSLVERPSRVEVVSALIWKCFMAASLANDKSASLVTHAVNLRRRSQLPFASDCFGNFGGMAAASCTNGNEMDLGHLVRKIRDAINKVNDDYVTRMLGDQGFLGYCKNLEETWSNIPKEADFICFSSWCNFGIYNVDFGWGKPIWVTRSDSGGDSESYFLNVVWLMDTRNGDGVEAWVTLEEKYMQVFAQIEELQTLASIDPNPW; encoded by the coding sequence atgaaaatagTTGAAATCAAGCAgataatttcaaatgaaaaaGTGTATCCATCTTCTCCAACACCTCATAAACTCCAAActtacaagatttccatgctgGACCAGGCCAATGCTCCCATGCCTGTTCCCATAATAATGTATTTCCCAAGTAATCCAAAATCATCAGCCGATACGACCTTTGAAACAAGATTGCAGCTTCTGAAGCGCTCGCTTTCGGTGATCTTGACAAGATTTTATCCGTTAGCGGGACGAATAAGCAAAGATGGCCGATCCATTGATTGCAAAGATGAAGGGGTTCCGTTTGTTGTTGCCGAGATTGAAGGCAAAATGATGACGGATTCGAGATATAATCAATCCCGGGGGCCTACCCAGCCTTGCCTTTTACCACTTGAGATCGGATGGGATACTGAGCTTGGTCCAGGTGACAACGTCGCCATGATTCAAGTGAACCATTTCGAATGCGGTGGGATCGCCATTGGTGTGGTTTTCTGGCATAAGATGGGGGATGCAGTAACAATGATCAATTTTATGGATTCGTGGGCTGCAACTGCTCGAGGTTCAAGTAAAGAATTCATATGTCCGAATTACttatttcaacatttattgccgCAAAATGAAGAAATGCAGACACAAGATGGTTCTCTACGACCGCTTCTCAGAGTCGGGAAATCTGTCATGAGACGCTTTGTGTTCGATTCCACTGCGATAAACAAACTAAAGGAGAAATCGCTCGTGGAGCGTCCGAGTAGGGTTGAAGTCGTGTCAGCACTGATATGGAAGTGTTTCATGGCTGCATCTCTTGCGAATGACAAGTCAGCATCGCTGGTAACTCATGCAGTGAATCTGAGAAGACGATCCCAGCTGCCGTTTGCATCGGATTGTTTCGGGAATTTCGGTGGAATGGCGGCAGCCTCATGCACCAATGGAAATGAAATGGATCTCGGACACTTGGTGAGGAAAATAAGGGATGCAATAAACAAGGTTAATGACGATTATGTCACAAGAATGCTTGGGGATCAAGGGTTTTTAGGGTACTGCAAGAATCTTGAAGAAACTTGGAGCAACATTCCCAAGGAAGCCGACTTTATTTGTTTCTCGAGTTGGTGTAACTTTGGTATATACAATGTTGATTTTGGATGGGGAAAGCCCATATGGGTCACCAGATCGGATTCGGGAGGCGATTCGGAATCGTATTTTCTTAACGTTGTTTGGCTTATGGACACTAGAAATGGCGACGGAGTAGAGGCGTGGGTGACTCTTGAGGAAAAATACATGCAAGTATTTGCTCAAATAGAGGAGCTTCAAACATTAGCCTCCATAGACCCCAATCCATGGTAA
- the LOC140963547 gene encoding uncharacterized protein isoform X1: MKERSWVCTLVTQLSLCIAVYVAFNTGGRPEKCTLGISAGQGRPVDVYFASVGGGFRPLEEQTLLLEQMVKVVKTYKVQFVINISELGEYDPLLKNASWHPELREIPWYTTVTTKASKGEGKNYFVDRIRMPYGQTLDIIALDTKLVQNPSTVPGKDQLQWLMRTLNKSDVSWKLVVGFHQLFTYDYNMQKIKEQETTFRPLLNTLLRYGVDAYMSSLIHADHVEREATHLTNIGPTDKGPYFISLNQNSVPIVETDNGFLLHSVTSLEMVTFFVTLTGEVENIVSFPQMGRAVM, encoded by the exons ATGAAGGAGAGATCATGGGTTTGCACTCTTGTCACGCAGCTTTCTCTCTGCATTGCAGTCTATGTTGCTTTCAATACAGGCGGACGACCCGAGAAGTGTACACTCGGGATCAGCGCAGGCCAAGGCAGGCCAGTCGATGTATACTTTGCAAGCGTTGGCGGCGGATTCAGGCCGCTTGAGGAACAAACCCTTCTGCTCGAACAG ATGGTGAAGGTGGTCAAAACCTACAAGGTGCAGTTTGTGATCAATATTAGTGAACTTGGGGAATATGATCCGCTTCTGAAGAAT GCATCGTGGCACCCTGAGTTGCGAGAAATTCCCTG GTACACTACAGTCACCACTAAAGCATCGAAAGGAGAAGGAAAAAACTACTTTGTTGACAGAATCAGAATGCCATATGGACAAACTTTAGATATTATTGCACTGGATACCAAACTGGTCCAG AATCCGTCAACTGTCCCTGGAAAAGATCAGCTTCAGTGGTTGATGAGGACCCTGAACAAAAGCGATGTTTCCTG GAAACTCGTTGTTGGATTCCACCAATTGTTCACATATGACTACAATATgcagaaaattaaagaacaagaAACAACTTTTAGGCCCTTGCTCAACACATTGTTGCGTTATGGAGTG GATGCATACATGAGCAGCCTAATTCATGCGGACCATGTCGAAAGAGAGGCAACACATCTGACTAATATAGGACCAACAGATAAAGGTCCTTATTTTATTTCCCTGAATCAGAACAGTGTACCCATAGT GGAAACAGACAACGGGTTTCTTCTCCACTCCGTCACTTCGTTGGAAATG GTAACGTTCTTTGTAACATTGACGGGGGAAGTTGAGAACATAGTATCGTTTCCACAAATGGGTAGGGCAGTGATGTAA
- the LOC140963547 gene encoding uncharacterized protein isoform X3 has product MKERSWVCTLVTQLSLCIAVYVAFNTGGRPEKCTLGISAGQGRPVDVYFASVGGGFRPLEEQTLLLEQMVKVVKTYKVQFVINISELGEYDPLLKNASWHPELREIPWYTTVTTKASKGEGKNYFVDRIRMPYGQTLDIIALDTKLVQNPSTVPGKDQLQWLMRTLNKSDVSWKLVVGFHQLFTYDYNMQKIKEQETTFRPLLNTLLRYGVDAYMSSLIHADHVEREATHLTNIGPTDKGKQTTGFFSTPSLRWKW; this is encoded by the exons ATGAAGGAGAGATCATGGGTTTGCACTCTTGTCACGCAGCTTTCTCTCTGCATTGCAGTCTATGTTGCTTTCAATACAGGCGGACGACCCGAGAAGTGTACACTCGGGATCAGCGCAGGCCAAGGCAGGCCAGTCGATGTATACTTTGCAAGCGTTGGCGGCGGATTCAGGCCGCTTGAGGAACAAACCCTTCTGCTCGAACAG ATGGTGAAGGTGGTCAAAACCTACAAGGTGCAGTTTGTGATCAATATTAGTGAACTTGGGGAATATGATCCGCTTCTGAAGAAT GCATCGTGGCACCCTGAGTTGCGAGAAATTCCCTG GTACACTACAGTCACCACTAAAGCATCGAAAGGAGAAGGAAAAAACTACTTTGTTGACAGAATCAGAATGCCATATGGACAAACTTTAGATATTATTGCACTGGATACCAAACTGGTCCAG AATCCGTCAACTGTCCCTGGAAAAGATCAGCTTCAGTGGTTGATGAGGACCCTGAACAAAAGCGATGTTTCCTG GAAACTCGTTGTTGGATTCCACCAATTGTTCACATATGACTACAATATgcagaaaattaaagaacaagaAACAACTTTTAGGCCCTTGCTCAACACATTGTTGCGTTATGGAGTG GATGCATACATGAGCAGCCTAATTCATGCGGACCATGTCGAAAGAGAGGCAACACATCTGACTAATATAGGACCAACAGATAAAG GGAAACAGACAACGGGTTTCTTCTCCACTCCGTCACTTCGTTGGAAATG GTAA
- the LOC140963547 gene encoding uncharacterized protein isoform X2: MKERSWVCTLVTQLSLCIAVYVAFNTGGRPEKCTLGISAGQGRPVDVYFASVGGGFRPLEEQTLLLEQASWHPELREIPWYTTVTTKASKGEGKNYFVDRIRMPYGQTLDIIALDTKLVQNPSTVPGKDQLQWLMRTLNKSDVSWKLVVGFHQLFTYDYNMQKIKEQETTFRPLLNTLLRYGVDAYMSSLIHADHVEREATHLTNIGPTDKGPYFISLNQNSVPIVETDNGFLLHSVTSLEMVTFFVTLTGEVENIVSFPQMGRAVM; the protein is encoded by the exons ATGAAGGAGAGATCATGGGTTTGCACTCTTGTCACGCAGCTTTCTCTCTGCATTGCAGTCTATGTTGCTTTCAATACAGGCGGACGACCCGAGAAGTGTACACTCGGGATCAGCGCAGGCCAAGGCAGGCCAGTCGATGTATACTTTGCAAGCGTTGGCGGCGGATTCAGGCCGCTTGAGGAACAAACCCTTCTGCTCGAACAG GCATCGTGGCACCCTGAGTTGCGAGAAATTCCCTG GTACACTACAGTCACCACTAAAGCATCGAAAGGAGAAGGAAAAAACTACTTTGTTGACAGAATCAGAATGCCATATGGACAAACTTTAGATATTATTGCACTGGATACCAAACTGGTCCAG AATCCGTCAACTGTCCCTGGAAAAGATCAGCTTCAGTGGTTGATGAGGACCCTGAACAAAAGCGATGTTTCCTG GAAACTCGTTGTTGGATTCCACCAATTGTTCACATATGACTACAATATgcagaaaattaaagaacaagaAACAACTTTTAGGCCCTTGCTCAACACATTGTTGCGTTATGGAGTG GATGCATACATGAGCAGCCTAATTCATGCGGACCATGTCGAAAGAGAGGCAACACATCTGACTAATATAGGACCAACAGATAAAGGTCCTTATTTTATTTCCCTGAATCAGAACAGTGTACCCATAGT GGAAACAGACAACGGGTTTCTTCTCCACTCCGTCACTTCGTTGGAAATG GTAACGTTCTTTGTAACATTGACGGGGGAAGTTGAGAACATAGTATCGTTTCCACAAATGGGTAGGGCAGTGATGTAA
- the LOC140962332 gene encoding temperature-induced lipocalin-1-like — translation MGTKEMEVVNGLNVERYMGRWYEIASFPSTFQPKNGVDTRATYTLNPDGTVHVLNETWTGGKRDYIEGTAWKADPKSDEAKLKVRFYVPPFLPIIPVTGDYWVLYIDEDYQYALIGQPSRRYLWILCRQSSLDEETYNLLVEKAKEEGYDVSKLHKTTHSDTPPESEKGPKDTKGIWWIKSIFGK, via the exons ATGGGAACGAAAGAAATGGAGGTGGTGAATGGTTTAAACGTAGAGAGATACATGGGAAGATGGTACGAAATAGCTTCATTTCCCTCCACATTTCAGCCCAAAAACGGTGTGGACACGAGGGCTACGTACACTTTGAATCCAGATGGCACTGTGCATGTTTTGAATGAGACATGGACAGGTGGGAAAAGGGATTATATTGAAGGGACTGCTTGGAAAGCTGATCCGAAGAGCGATGAGGCGAAGCTTAAAGTTAGGTTCTATGTGCCCCCTTTCTTGCCTATAATCCCTGTCACTGGGGATTATTGGGTTTTGTACATTGATGAGGATTATCAGTATGCTTTGATTGGGCAGCCCAGCAGGAGGTATCTTTGG ATTCTTTGTAGGCAATCTTCTCTTGATGAGGAGACATATAATCTGCTGGTGGAGAAGGCCAAAGAAGAGGGGTATGATGTCTCCAAACTACACAAAACAACACATTCTGATACTCCACCTGAGAGTGAGAAGGGCCCGAAAGACACCAAAGGGATATGGTGGATTAAATCTATCTTCGGGAAATGA
- the LOC140962903 gene encoding mannose-P-dolichol utilization defect 1 protein homolog 2-like — translation MVEMKFLGIDFSCALVSLSNGEFPEKDCLLPLISKLLGYCIVAASTTVKLPQILKILKNSSVRGLSILSFELEVVGYTIALAYCLHKGLPFSAYGELAFLLLQGIILVAIIYYFSQPLGTMTWIRALLYCALAPTILAGRIDPLLFEALYASQHAIFFCARIPQIWANLKNKSTGELSLLTSLMNFAGSMVRVFTSMQEKAPMSVVLGSVIGIMTNGTILSQIILYQKPPAKKQKKAD, via the exons ATGGTGGAGATGAAATTTCTTGGGATAGACTTTAGCTGCGCATTGGTATCGCTAAGCAATGGCGAATTCCCTGAGAAGGATTGTTTGCTACCCCTAATATCTAAGCTTTTGGGTTACTGCATCGTCGCTGCGTCCACCACTGTCAAATTACCGCAG ATactgaaaatattgaaaaatagtaGTGTGAGGGGCCTAAGTATTTTGTCTTTCGAACTTGAAGTAGTTGGTTATACCATTGCTTTAGCGTATTGTCTCCACAAAGGGCTCCCTTTTTCAGCATATGGGGAGTTGGCATTCCTTTTGCTTCAAG GCATAATTCTGGTAGCAATCATTTACTATTTTTCTCAACCTCTAGGAACCATGACATGGATCAGGGCATTACT ATATTGTGCTCTTGCACCAACTATCTTAGCTGGTCGAATCGATCCCCTACTTTTTGAGGCTCTATAT GCTTCTCAACACGCAATATTTTTCTGTGCAAGGATTCCACAGATCTGGGCCAACTTAAAG aacAAAAGTACGGGCGAGCTTAGCCTTTTGACATCGTTGATGAATTTTGCAGGTTCGATGG TAAGGGTCTTCACCAGCATGCAGGAAAAGGCACCAATGAGTG TGGTTTTGGGCTCCGTTATTGGCATTATGACTAATGGCACCATCTTAAGTCAAATAATTCTGTACCAAAAACCACCTgcaaagaaacaaaagaaagcTGATTAG
- the LOC140962902 gene encoding class V chitinase-like, whose product MASSMKIFLIFSVISFVQLQFCGGQNAVNGVYWFPDSGFAASDINSSLFTHIFCAFADLDPQTKQVTISSANNASFYQFTRTVQLQNPSVKTLLSIGGGSANETVFSQMASQSSSRKSFIDSSIKLARSYGFYGLDLDWEYPQTSSDMTNLGTLLTEWRTAVTTEAQSSGKSALLLTAAFYYAANVNGLNYPVNSINKNLDWVNAMAYDFYGPSWYGYTNSHSMLYDSTSQVSGSYGIDSWIQGGLGAKKLALGIPFYGYAWRLANANNHGMLAPSTGPAAPDGGAMGYNQIKNFIASNSGTVVVYNSTIVTNYCYSGTTWMGYDDTQSVAAKVSYAKDKGLLGYFAWHVGVDSNWALSTQAKQSWGLGEHEAAYGLSEF is encoded by the exons ATGGCTTCGTCGATGAAGATCTTCCTTATTTTCTCTGTCATTTCTTTCGTTCAACTGCAATTTTGTGGAGGACAAAATGCAGTGAATGGTGTGTACTGGTTCCCAGACAGTGGATTCGCAGCCTCAGACATCAACTCGTCTCTTTTCACGCACATATTCTGCGCATTTGCGGATCTTGATCCTCAAACCAAACAAGTCACCATTTCTTCTGCAAATAATGCTTCTTTCTACCAGTTCACAAGAACTGTTCAACTCCAAAACCCTTCTGTCAAAACCCTTTTGTCCATTGGTGGTGGAAGTGCTAACGAAACTGTCTTCTCTCAGATGGCTAGTCAATCATCTTCTAGAAAATCTTTCATCGATTCTTCCATAAAGTTAGCCAGATCCTACGGATTTTATGGGCTTGATCTCGACTGGGAGTACCCGCAAACATCCTCGGATATGACTAACTTAGGTACCCTTTTAACAGAATGGCGCACCGCCGTGACGACGGAGGCCCAGAGCTCCGGGAAGTCAGCCCTTTTGCTAACGGCAGCGTTTTACTACGCGGCGAACGTAAACGGACTGAACTACCCGGTGAATTCGATCAATAAGAATCTCGATTGGGTCAACGCTATGGCATATGACTTCTACGGTCCTTCATGGTATGGATACACAAATTCACATTCTATGCTGTATGATTCAACCAGCCAAGTTAGTGGAAGTTATGGAATTGATTCTTGGATTCAGGGAGGCTTAGGTGCCAAGAAACTGGCACTTGGGATACCGTTTTACGGGTATGCTTGGCGTTTGGCCAATGCCAATAATCATGGCATGTTGGCACCATCGACAGGACCTGCCGCACCAGATGGCGGCGCGATGGGTTACAACCAAATCAAGAATTTCATTGCCAGCAATAGTGGCACGGTGGTTGTCTACAACTCCACGATTGTGACTAATTACTGTTACTCGGGGACGACTTGGATGGGTTACGATGACACTCAGTCGGTTGCTGCTAAAGTTTCGTATGCCAAGGATAAAGGGTTGCTTGGTTACTTTGCATGGCATGTGGGAGTTGATAGCAACTGGGCTCTTTCTACACAAG CTAAACAATCATGGGGACTTGGAGAGCATGAAGCTGCTTATGGGTTGTCTGAGTTCTGA
- the LOC140963169 gene encoding nod factor hydrolase protein 1-like, with protein MAIMKKTCAFATFLMVLMNSYSVNASSQAIKGVYYPSWASSNFSPSSINTKLFTHAYYAFLTPNNVTFKFDIEQTQEAPLLLNFTSTLHAKNPPVKTIFSVGGAADGPVLFSRMVADSSSRSQFILSSIEVARKFGFDGVDLDWEFPQSPEDMENLSHLLDEWRGEVKKEAKATCRAELLLSAAVYYSADTFLSGPQRSYPSGSISKNLDWINMMNYDYHGGWDPTLTGAQAALFDPKSNLSTSYGVESWIRSGVPLSKLIMGFPLYGRTWQLKDPRSYFIGAPAVDVGPGPDKTGVLTYAEVVKYNKDHKAKVVHDMETVSVYSVAEAIWIGYDDTKTVAVKIGYARALGLRGYFFWAVNGDYKWKISKTASKLWSL; from the exons ATGGCAATAATGAAGAAAACTTGCGCATTTGCAACATTTTTAATGGTCCTCATGAATTCATATTCTGTCAATGCATCTTCTCAAGCAATCAAAGGTGTTTATTATCCTTCATGGGCTTCATCAAATTTCTCTCCATCTTCCATTAACACGAAGCTTTTCACTCACGCATACTACGCATTCCTCACACCAAACAATGTCACCTTCAAGTTCGACATAGAACAAACTCAAGAAGCTCCACTGCTTCTGAACTTCACATCAACTCTTCATGCAAAGAATCCACCAGTCAAGACAATTTTCTCGGTCGGAGGGGCAGCAGATGGCCCAGTTTTATTCTCACGTATGGTGGCGGATTCGTCATCTCGTTCGCAGTTCATCCTTTCGAGCATAGAAGTAGCAAGAAAATTTGGATTCGATGGGGTTGATCTTGACTGGGAGTTTCCGCAGAGTCCCGAGGATATGGAAAACCTGTCGCATTTGCTAGATGAGTGGCGTGGGGAGGTCAAAAAGGAAGCGAAAGCCACCTGCAGGGCGGAGCTACTCCTCTCAGCCGCGGTGTATTATTCGGCTGATACGTTTCTTTCCGGCCCGCAAAGATCGTATCCTTCTGGTTCTATCAGCAAGAACCTGGACTGGATTAATATGATGAATTATGACTACCATGGTGGTTGGGACCCTACTCTAACTGGAGCTCAGGCAGCACTCTTCGACCCCAAAAGCAACTTGAGCACGAGTTACGGAGTTGAGTCATGGATCCGATCAGGTGTGCCACTGAGCAAGTTGATCATGGGCTTTCCCTTGTACGGTAGGACATGGCAGCTCAAGGACCCAAGATCATATTTCATCGGTGCGCCCGCGGTTGACGTGGGACCAGGACCGGATAAAACCGGAGTATTGACTTATGCCGAGGTGGTAAAGTATAATAAGGATCACAAGGCTAAGGTAGTACATGACATGGAGACTGTGTCAGTATATTCTGTGGCAGAGGCAATATGGATTGGATACGATGATACTAAAACAGTGGCCGTAAAAATTGGTTATGCTCGAGCTCTTGGACTTCGAGGGTACTTCTTTTGGGCTGTTAATGGTGATTATAAATGGAAAATTTCGAAAACGG CGTCGAAGTTGTGGTCTCTATGA